One region of Vibrio pelagius genomic DNA includes:
- the purL gene encoding phosphoribosylformylglycinamidine synthase, whose product MRIFRGSPALSEFRVNKLLELCRELGLPVTGIYAEFAHFADLTADLNDQEVEKLEKLLTYGPTIEEHEPQGLLLLATPRPGTISPWSSKSTDIANNCGLDKIARLERGTAYYIESSVELSELQLVELKAILHDRMMEVIFTDFESATALFQVAEPAPVADVDLLKGGRAALENANVTLGLALADDEIEYLYDAFVNKLDRNPTDIELMMFAQANSEHCRHKIFNADWTIDGVKQEKSLFKMIKNTFETTPENVLSAYKDNAAVMVGSDVGRFFPNPETRQYGYNQEKAHILMKVETHNHPTAISPWPGASTGSGGEIRDEGATGIGGKPKAGLVGFTTSNLRIPGFEQPWETDFGKPGRIVNALDIMLEGPLGGAAFNNEFGRPNLLGYFRTYEEKVNSHAGEEVRGYHKPIMIAGGMGNIRDEHVQKKEIPVGASLIVLGGPAMNIGLGGGAASSMASGQSAEDLDFASVQRENPEMERRCQEVIDRCWQLGDANPIAFIHDVGAGGISNALPELVDDGERGGIFQLRDVPNDEPGMSPLEIWCNESQERYVMAVAPENMEVFDAICKRERAPYAVVGIATEERELKLEDSHFENTPIDMPMDVLLGKTPKMHRDAKTLKANNPAINRDGIELNEAVDRVLRLPTVAEKTFLITIGDRTVTGLVARDQMVGPWQVPVANCAVTAASYDTYHGEAMSMGERTPVALLDFGASARLAVGEAITNIAATNIGDIKHIKLSANWMSPAGHPGEDAGLYEAVKAVGEELCPALGLTIPVGKDSMSMKTKWEENGEQKEVTSPLSLIITAFARVEDVRKTITPQLRTDKGNTSLVLIDLGNGQNRLGATALAQVYKQLGDKPADVDNAAQLKGFYEGVQTLVANDQVVAYHDKGDGGLFVTLAEMAFAGHCGVKADIADLYSEEKGEDALAALFNEELGAVLQVRNDDLDSVLSTLAANGLEACSHVIGSVEASDELVITSGESVVLERNRTELRTIWAETTHKMQGLRDNPACADQEHEAKKDNSDPGLNVKLSFDVNEDIAAPFINTGAKPKMAILREQGVNSHVEMAAAFDRAGFEATDIHMSDILTGQAVLEEYQGLVACGGFSYGDVLGAGEGWAKSILFNEQARNQFEGFFQREDTFSLGVCNGCQMLSNLKELIPGADLWPRFVRNESERFEARFSLVEVQKSDSVFFDGMAGSRMPIAVSHGEGRVEVRDAEHLAAIEASGTVAVRYVDNHGNATQQYPNNPNGSPNAITGLTTQDGRVTIMMPHPERVFRTVANSWSPEGWGENGAWMRMFQNARKNLG is encoded by the coding sequence ATGAGAATTTTTCGTGGCTCCCCAGCTCTATCTGAATTTCGTGTTAACAAGCTTTTAGAGCTTTGTCGTGAACTTGGCTTACCTGTTACAGGCATCTACGCTGAATTTGCGCACTTTGCCGATCTAACAGCAGACCTAAATGATCAAGAAGTTGAGAAACTAGAAAAACTTCTGACTTATGGCCCGACGATTGAAGAGCATGAACCGCAAGGTCTTCTTCTATTAGCAACTCCTCGCCCAGGCACCATTTCGCCTTGGTCTTCAAAATCGACGGATATCGCAAACAACTGTGGTCTAGATAAGATCGCACGTCTTGAGCGCGGTACCGCTTACTATATCGAATCATCGGTAGAACTTTCTGAGCTACAACTGGTTGAGCTTAAAGCGATCCTGCACGATCGTATGATGGAAGTTATCTTCACTGATTTCGAATCTGCAACGGCACTTTTCCAAGTGGCAGAGCCTGCTCCGGTAGCAGACGTAGACCTGTTAAAAGGCGGTCGTGCTGCGCTTGAGAACGCAAACGTTACCTTAGGCCTTGCACTTGCGGACGATGAAATCGAGTACCTTTACGATGCGTTCGTAAACAAGCTAGATCGTAACCCAACCGACATCGAACTAATGATGTTTGCACAGGCGAACTCAGAGCACTGTCGTCACAAGATCTTCAACGCAGACTGGACTATCGACGGCGTTAAGCAAGAGAAGTCTCTGTTTAAGATGATCAAAAACACATTCGAAACCACGCCAGAAAACGTGCTGTCTGCATACAAAGATAACGCAGCAGTTATGGTGGGTTCAGATGTAGGTCGATTCTTCCCGAACCCAGAAACTCGCCAGTACGGTTACAACCAAGAGAAAGCACACATCCTAATGAAGGTGGAAACGCACAACCACCCAACGGCGATCTCTCCTTGGCCGGGCGCTTCTACAGGTTCAGGTGGTGAAATCCGTGATGAAGGTGCGACTGGTATCGGTGGTAAGCCAAAAGCGGGTCTAGTTGGTTTTACAACCTCTAACTTACGTATTCCTGGTTTTGAACAGCCATGGGAAACAGATTTCGGTAAGCCGGGTCGCATCGTTAACGCTTTAGATATCATGCTAGAAGGCCCACTTGGTGGCGCGGCGTTCAACAACGAATTTGGTCGTCCAAACCTACTTGGTTACTTCCGTACTTACGAAGAAAAAGTTAACTCACACGCAGGTGAAGAGGTTCGTGGTTACCACAAGCCAATCATGATTGCTGGTGGTATGGGTAATATTCGTGACGAGCACGTTCAGAAGAAAGAGATCCCAGTAGGTGCAAGCCTAATCGTACTTGGTGGTCCTGCAATGAACATCGGCCTTGGCGGTGGTGCAGCTTCTTCAATGGCATCTGGTCAATCAGCAGAAGACCTAGATTTCGCTTCAGTACAGCGTGAAAACCCAGAGATGGAACGCCGCTGTCAGGAAGTGATCGACCGTTGTTGGCAACTTGGTGATGCTAACCCAATTGCGTTCATCCACGATGTGGGCGCGGGCGGTATCTCGAACGCACTTCCAGAGCTGGTAGACGATGGCGAACGTGGTGGTATCTTCCAACTGCGTGATGTACCAAACGACGAACCAGGCATGAGCCCACTTGAGATCTGGTGTAACGAATCTCAAGAGCGTTACGTAATGGCAGTTGCGCCAGAGAACATGGAAGTATTCGATGCGATCTGTAAGCGTGAACGTGCACCATACGCAGTTGTTGGTATCGCAACAGAAGAGCGTGAGCTTAAACTTGAAGATTCACATTTCGAGAACACGCCAATCGACATGCCAATGGATGTGCTTTTAGGTAAGACACCTAAGATGCACCGTGATGCGAAAACGCTAAAAGCGAACAACCCAGCGATTAACCGTGACGGTATCGAGCTAAACGAAGCCGTGGATCGTGTTCTACGTCTTCCAACGGTTGCAGAAAAAACATTCCTAATCACTATCGGTGACCGCACGGTGACTGGTCTTGTTGCGCGTGACCAAATGGTTGGCCCGTGGCAGGTTCCAGTAGCAAACTGCGCGGTAACCGCAGCAAGCTACGACACTTACCACGGCGAAGCAATGTCGATGGGTGAGCGTACACCAGTTGCTCTACTAGATTTCGGTGCTTCAGCTCGTCTAGCGGTTGGTGAAGCAATCACGAACATTGCAGCGACAAACATTGGTGATATCAAACACATTAAACTGTCTGCGAACTGGATGTCTCCAGCAGGTCACCCAGGTGAAGATGCAGGTCTTTACGAAGCGGTGAAAGCTGTGGGTGAAGAGCTATGTCCAGCTCTTGGCCTAACTATCCCAGTTGGTAAAGACTCAATGTCGATGAAGACGAAGTGGGAAGAGAATGGCGAGCAGAAAGAAGTAACGTCTCCGCTATCTCTAATCATCACTGCATTTGCTCGTGTTGAAGATGTACGTAAGACAATCACACCTCAGCTTCGTACAGATAAAGGCAATACTAGCCTTGTTCTAATCGACCTAGGTAACGGTCAAAACCGTCTAGGTGCAACGGCTCTAGCACAGGTTTACAAGCAGCTTGGTGATAAGCCAGCAGACGTAGATAACGCAGCACAGCTAAAAGGTTTCTACGAAGGCGTTCAAACTCTTGTCGCGAACGACCAAGTAGTGGCTTACCACGATAAGGGCGATGGAGGTCTATTCGTTACTCTTGCTGAGATGGCATTCGCCGGTCACTGTGGCGTTAAAGCTGACATCGCTGACCTTTATTCAGAAGAGAAGGGCGAAGACGCACTAGCAGCACTATTCAACGAAGAGCTAGGTGCAGTACTTCAGGTTAGGAATGATGACCTAGATTCTGTACTTTCAACGCTAGCAGCGAACGGCCTTGAAGCATGTTCACACGTAATTGGTTCTGTAGAAGCATCTGATGAGCTAGTGATCACTTCTGGTGAGTCGGTCGTTCTTGAGCGTAACCGTACTGAACTACGTACTATCTGGGCTGAGACAACGCATAAGATGCAAGGTCTACGTGACAACCCAGCATGTGCTGACCAAGAGCACGAAGCGAAGAAAGACAACTCGGACCCAGGTCTGAACGTTAAGCTAAGCTTCGATGTGAACGAAGACATTGCAGCACCGTTTATCAACACTGGCGCTAAACCTAAGATGGCAATTCTGCGTGAGCAAGGTGTTAACTCTCACGTTGAGATGGCAGCAGCGTTCGACCGTGCAGGTTTTGAAGCAACAGATATTCACATGAGCGACATCCTAACGGGTCAAGCAGTGCTAGAAGAATACCAAGGCCTTGTCGCTTGTGGTGGCTTCTCTTACGGTGACGTACTTGGTGCGGGTGAAGGTTGGGCGAAATCTATCCTGTTCAACGAGCAAGCTCGTAACCAGTTTGAAGGCTTCTTCCAGCGTGAAGATACCTTCTCTCTAGGTGTATGTAACGGCTGTCAGATGCTATCAAACCTGAAAGAGCTAATCCCAGGTGCAGACCTATGGCCACGCTTCGTTCGTAACGAGTCTGAGCGTTTTGAAGCTCGCTTCAGCCTAGTAGAAGTTCAGAAATCTGATTCAGTATTCTTCGACGGCATGGCGGGTTCTCGTATGCCAATCGCAGTGTCTCACGGTGAAGGTCGCGTAGAAGTGCGTGATGCTGAACACCTAGCGGCGATTGAAGCATCAGGTAC